In Mangifera indica cultivar Alphonso chromosome 1, CATAS_Mindica_2.1, whole genome shotgun sequence, a single genomic region encodes these proteins:
- the LOC123212551 gene encoding poly [ADP-ribose] polymerase tankyrase-1-like has protein sequence MAVPRNGMMEEDDNEEDNALFEEDGVNLDLESDTPPHLRELAAAAQLGDVQALRLALDNLSGSIDEPVEDGDTALHLACLYGYLPCVQLLLERGANMEVVDEDGAIPLHDACAGGFIEIVQFLINSANNTACVKRMLETVDAEGDNPLHHAARGEHVDVIRILLDSGALPTKANLAGKIPSELADPNTEARRILEAAANATATANA, from the exons ATGGCGGTACCGCGTAATGGAATGATGGAAGAAGATGACAATGAAGAGGACAATGCTCTCTTCGAAGAAGATGGTGTCAATTTGGACCTCGAATCCGACACTCCTCCGCATCTCCGTGAACTCGCCGCCGCTGCTCAGCTCGGTGACGTTCAAGCCCTCCGTCTTGCTCTAG ATAACTTGAGTGGTAGCATTGATGAACCGGTTGAAGATGGAGACACTGCTCTCCATCTGGCTTGTCTATATGGCTATCTGCCTTGTGTCCAG TTGCTTTTGGAAAGAGGGGCTAATATGGAGGTTGTGGATGAAGATGGAGCTATACCTCTGCATGATGCCTGTGCTGGAG GATTTATTGAGATAGTACAATTTCTCATTAACAGTGCTAACAATACTGCATGTGTGAAAAGGATGTTGGAAACTGTTGATGCAGAAGGTGATAAT CCTCTTCATCATGCGGCAAGAGGTGAACATGTGGATGTTATCAGAATTTTGCTCGATTCTGGTGCTTTGCCCACAAAGGCAAACTTAGCTGGGAAG ATCCCAAGTGAGTTAGCTGATCCTAATACTGAGGCTAGGAGAATCTTGGAAGCTGCTGCTAATGCTACTGCTACTGCTAATGCATAG